Proteins encoded within one genomic window of Parachlamydia sp. AcF125:
- the rpsA gene encoding 30S ribosomal protein S1, with amino-acid sequence MSNKFKRAWEESNIVDDVMFDEKDAQAFKAMLDQKGGDVSIEEPTAMIPGTVLKGRIVEITKDHVVVDVGLKSEGLVPMEEFSDPSQIVLDGEVEVLLDQAEDDNGQIVLSREKAERLRQWEYILQHCEEGSIVKGKVLRKVKGGLMVDIGMEAFLPGSQIDNKRIKNLDDYIDKTYEFKILKINIERKNVVVSRRELLEAERVSKKAEVLERIQEGDIREGTVKNITDFGVFLDLDGIDGLLHITDMTWKRIKHPSEMVQLGDKLKVKILSIDKEKGRVALGLKQKEPNPWDQIEQKYPPGTRVKGKIVNLLPYGAFIEIEPGIEGLIHVSEMSWVKNVTDPSDVVKKGDEVEAIVLSVQKEEGKISLGIKQTEHNPWDDVQNKYQVGTNVKAEIKSLTNYGAFVELEPGVEGLIHISDLSWIKKVSHPSEVLRKGDVVDAVILSVDKDSKKITLGVKQLSDNPWESIEKTMPVGTLVKGIVSKITAFGAFVELESGIEGLIHVTELSDKAFGKVEDVVAKGDEVIAKVIKLDPEYKKIALSIKEYLIDQNQCNHDDIVVAPSKRKKKDADEERKDDQSEHIESYESEES; translated from the coding sequence ATGAGTAATAAATTTAAACGTGCGTGGGAAGAAAGTAATATCGTGGATGATGTTATGTTCGATGAAAAAGACGCACAAGCATTTAAAGCAATGTTAGACCAAAAAGGGGGAGATGTATCCATCGAAGAGCCCACCGCAATGATTCCTGGTACTGTGCTGAAGGGAAGAATTGTTGAGATCACAAAAGATCATGTGGTTGTTGATGTGGGTCTTAAGTCTGAAGGGCTTGTTCCTATGGAAGAATTCTCCGATCCTTCACAAATCGTGTTAGATGGGGAAGTAGAAGTTTTACTTGATCAGGCAGAAGATGATAATGGCCAAATCGTGCTTTCTCGCGAGAAAGCGGAACGTCTTCGTCAGTGGGAATACATCTTACAACATTGCGAAGAGGGGTCGATTGTTAAAGGCAAAGTCTTGCGTAAAGTCAAAGGCGGTTTAATGGTTGACATTGGAATGGAAGCCTTCCTGCCTGGTTCGCAAATCGACAACAAACGCATTAAAAACCTAGACGACTACATCGACAAGACTTATGAGTTTAAAATTCTCAAGATCAACATCGAAAGAAAGAACGTTGTTGTGTCTCGCAGAGAATTATTGGAAGCAGAGCGTGTATCTAAGAAAGCAGAGGTTCTTGAAAGAATTCAAGAAGGTGATATCCGCGAAGGAACAGTTAAAAATATTACAGATTTCGGAGTCTTCCTAGACTTAGACGGAATCGACGGATTATTGCATATCACTGACATGACATGGAAGAGAATTAAGCATCCTTCTGAAATGGTACAACTAGGCGATAAACTAAAAGTAAAAATTCTCAGCATTGACAAAGAAAAAGGACGGGTTGCTTTAGGCCTAAAACAGAAAGAGCCTAATCCATGGGATCAAATTGAACAGAAATATCCTCCTGGAACTCGTGTTAAAGGCAAAATTGTTAACTTGCTTCCCTATGGGGCGTTTATCGAAATTGAACCCGGCATTGAAGGACTCATTCACGTTTCTGAAATGTCATGGGTGAAAAATGTCACAGATCCAAGCGATGTAGTGAAAAAAGGGGACGAAGTTGAAGCGATTGTCCTTTCTGTCCAAAAAGAAGAAGGAAAAATTTCTCTTGGAATTAAACAGACAGAACACAATCCCTGGGATGATGTACAAAACAAATATCAAGTGGGGACAAATGTCAAAGCTGAAATTAAAAGCTTAACCAATTATGGGGCGTTTGTTGAGCTCGAACCCGGCGTTGAAGGTCTTATTCATATTTCCGATTTGAGTTGGATTAAAAAAGTTTCCCACCCTTCTGAAGTGCTTCGAAAAGGTGATGTGGTCGACGCAGTGATTCTTTCTGTGGATAAAGATAGCAAAAAAATTACCTTAGGCGTAAAACAGTTAAGCGATAATCCGTGGGAAAGCATTGAAAAAACGATGCCTGTCGGAACTCTTGTAAAAGGGATCGTCAGCAAAATCACCGCTTTCGGCGCATTTGTTGAGCTAGAAAGTGGGATTGAAGGTCTTATTCACGTCACAGAACTATCGGATAAAGCCTTTGGTAAAGTTGAGGATGTGGTTGCAAAGGGAGACGAGGTGATTGCAAAGGTCATTAAGTTAGACCCGGAATACAAAAAAATTGCATTGTCAATTAAAGAGTATTTAATCGATCAAAATCAATGTAACCATGATGACATTGTAGTGGCTCCATCTAAGCGCAAGAAAAAAGACGCGGATGAAGAACGCAAAGATGATCAAAGCGAACATATTGAATCATATGAATCTGAAGAATCATAA
- the nusA gene encoding transcription termination factor NusA — translation MNKDLIAIFEYLEREKGIKRNIVIAAIEESLRAAAKKSISGASNVTVTINPKTGNIDVYCEKEIVEEVEVDAQEISLQDAREIDPDCEIGQFIDVVATPKDFGRIAAQKARQIITQKLRNAERDVIYEEYRHRTNELISGTIKRFVRGSNIVIDLGKVEAIMPTKHYPKTEKYHVGEKVLALLYEVNETENGGAEVVLSRSHPEFVKQLMMQEVPELHEGIVVIDHIVREAGYRTKMTVRSTDPKIDPVGSCVGMRGSRVKNVVRELNNEKIDIIPYSHDPIELLQNALDPIEIRKVSVNEDDKTISIVVDDADFAAVIGKKGMNARLNSQLIGYELEVQRMAEYNHAMAVERTELATAQEPWLDQPLKNLEGVNTLIFEHLIAEGFNTPRAILTAAPEKLATVPGISIELADKILEQIRKQRT, via the coding sequence ATGAACAAAGATCTAATTGCAATCTTTGAGTATTTAGAGCGTGAAAAAGGAATTAAGCGAAATATTGTTATCGCTGCAATTGAGGAGTCTTTGCGAGCTGCTGCTAAAAAAAGTATTAGTGGGGCCTCAAATGTCACAGTTACCATCAATCCCAAAACAGGAAATATCGATGTTTACTGCGAAAAAGAGATTGTGGAAGAAGTGGAAGTAGATGCTCAAGAAATTTCTTTGCAAGATGCCCGTGAAATTGATCCAGATTGCGAAATAGGGCAATTTATTGATGTTGTTGCGACTCCCAAAGATTTTGGGCGGATTGCGGCGCAAAAAGCAAGGCAAATTATTACCCAGAAATTGCGTAATGCAGAACGGGATGTGATTTACGAAGAGTATAGACATCGTACGAATGAACTCATTTCTGGTACAATCAAACGTTTTGTGCGGGGATCGAACATTGTGATTGACCTAGGAAAAGTTGAAGCGATTATGCCCACGAAACATTACCCAAAAACTGAGAAATATCACGTGGGAGAAAAAGTCTTAGCTCTTCTCTATGAAGTAAATGAGACAGAAAATGGGGGCGCAGAAGTTGTTCTTTCTCGTAGCCACCCCGAATTTGTCAAGCAGCTTATGATGCAAGAAGTTCCTGAACTGCATGAGGGAATTGTGGTGATCGATCATATCGTTCGTGAAGCGGGGTATCGGACAAAAATGACGGTTAGATCTACAGACCCAAAAATCGATCCAGTAGGCTCCTGCGTCGGAATGCGCGGAAGTCGGGTAAAAAATGTAGTGCGTGAATTAAACAATGAAAAAATTGACATTATTCCCTATTCTCATGATCCGATCGAATTGCTTCAAAATGCGTTAGATCCCATTGAAATTCGCAAGGTAAGTGTGAATGAAGACGATAAAACGATCTCCATTGTGGTGGATGATGCAGATTTTGCTGCGGTGATTGGCAAAAAAGGAATGAACGCGCGCTTAAATAGCCAGCTTATTGGGTATGAATTAGAAGTTCAACGTATGGCAGAATACAACCATGCGATGGCCGTAGAGCGTACTGAGCTTGCGACCGCACAAGAACCGTGGCTAGACCAACCTTTAAAAAACCTTGAAGGTGTGAATACCCTCATTTTTGAGCACCTAATCGCCGAAGGATTTAACACACCAAGAGCGATTTTAACTGCTGCTCCTGAGAAATTGGCTACAGTGCCTGGAATCAGCATTGAGCTGGCAGATAAGATATTAGAACAAATAAGAAAACAAAGGACATAA